A genomic window from Polaribacter gangjinensis includes:
- the rpsU gene encoding 30S ribosomal protein S21 produces MLIIPVKEGENIDRALKRYKRKYDRTKTMKLLRNNKNFTKPSVAKRAQKIKASYVQRLRTQEEIG; encoded by the coding sequence ATGTTAATTATACCAGTAAAAGAAGGAGAGAATATAGATAGAGCTTTAAAACGTTACAAACGTAAATACGATCGTACAAAAACGATGAAACTTTTGCGTAACAATAAAAACTTTACAAAACCTTCAGTAGCAAAGAGAGCTCAAAAAATTAAAGCCTCTTACGTTCAAAGATTAAGAACACAAGAAGAAATAGGTTAG
- a CDS encoding acyl-CoA dehydrogenase family protein translates to MNSMYFTEEHHAFRASFKDFLQKEVVPHIEKWEQTGTIERFIWKKFGEMGYFGLSTPQEYGGLDLDLFYTVIFLEELQKVNSGGFAAAMWAHEYLAMTHLNKEGSEAIKQKYLVPSVEGDMIGCLCITEPFGGSDVAGMRSTAIKNGDHYILNGSKTFITNGVYSDYLIIAAKTDPSDKYKGISIFVVDRNTKGISATKLNKLGWRASDTGEIAFDNVKIPAENLLGEEGKGFPYIMQHFALERLIMGINAHARAEFALDYAIHYMKERVAFGKTIDQFQALRHKIAEIASQVDMCKEYNYSIAKRLNDGQYVVKEASMSKLLSTKMADEVIYDALQLLGGYGYMEDYPMARLFRDSRLGPIGGGTSEILKEIIAKMVIDSKEYKPAT, encoded by the coding sequence ATGAATAGCATGTACTTTACAGAAGAACATCACGCATTTCGTGCGAGTTTTAAAGATTTTTTGCAGAAAGAAGTAGTTCCTCACATCGAAAAATGGGAACAAACAGGAACAATTGAACGCTTCATTTGGAAGAAATTTGGAGAAATGGGTTATTTCGGATTGTCAACTCCACAGGAATATGGTGGTTTAGATTTAGATCTTTTTTACACTGTAATTTTTTTAGAAGAATTACAAAAAGTAAATTCAGGTGGATTTGCAGCCGCAATGTGGGCACACGAATATCTAGCAATGACACATTTAAATAAAGAAGGAAGCGAAGCCATCAAACAAAAATATTTAGTACCAAGTGTTGAGGGTGATATGATTGGTTGTTTGTGTATTACAGAGCCTTTTGGAGGAAGTGATGTTGCAGGAATGCGTTCAACAGCCATCAAAAATGGAGATCATTATATATTGAATGGTTCAAAAACATTCATCACAAATGGAGTGTACTCTGATTATTTGATAATTGCTGCAAAAACAGATCCTTCTGATAAATATAAAGGAATCAGCATTTTTGTTGTTGATAGAAATACAAAAGGAATTTCAGCAACCAAATTGAATAAATTGGGTTGGAGAGCTTCTGATACTGGAGAAATCGCTTTTGATAATGTAAAGATTCCTGCTGAAAATTTATTAGGTGAAGAAGGAAAAGGCTTTCCTTATATCATGCAACATTTTGCATTAGAACGTTTAATTATGGGAATTAATGCACATGCAAGAGCAGAATTTGCCTTAGATTATGCTATTCATTATATGAAAGAGCGAGTTGCTTTTGGTAAGACAATTGATCAATTTCAGGCATTAAGGCATAAAATTGCAGAAATAGCAAGTCAGGTTGATATGTGTAAAGAGTATAATTATTCCATTGCGAAACGATTGAATGACGGTCAATATGTGGTGAAAGAAGCAAGCATGTCTAAGTTGTTATCAACCAAAATGGCTGATGAAGTAATTTATGATGCACTTCAATTATTAGGAGGTTATGGTTATATGGAAGATTATCCAATGGCACGATTGTTTCGCGATAGCAGATTAGGCCCAATAGGAGGAGGTACTTCTGAAATCTTGAAAGAGATTATCGCAAAAATGGTTATTGATAGTAAAGAGTATAAGCCAGCAACTTAA
- a CDS encoding helix-hairpin-helix domain-containing protein, producing the protein MAILIICLQAFIFLDVFSSEEKIAKKTPEVLAFQHQIDSLKMIAIENRKPKIFPFNPNYITDFKGEQLGMSLEEIDRLLAFRKTGKFINSKNDFQKVTKISDSLLAKIAPFFKFPDWVEKQNSHQKENSFSEKFTYQNYKKTAKSDLSTNDLNKATATDLQYISGIGEKIAERIIQYRSKLQGFTFKEQLYEVWGLQKEIADKTLETFIIKQKPIIKTVNINSLSFKELLRIPYMNYELCRKIFDYKDEVAEIQQISELKNIKDFPLDIYNRLVLYLHAE; encoded by the coding sequence TTGGCAATTCTCATCATTTGCCTTCAAGCATTCATTTTTCTAGATGTTTTTTCATCCGAAGAAAAAATAGCCAAAAAAACTCCTGAAGTTCTGGCATTTCAGCATCAAATAGATAGTTTGAAAATGATTGCTATCGAAAATAGAAAACCTAAAATATTTCCTTTCAATCCCAATTATATTACCGATTTTAAAGGCGAACAATTAGGCATGTCTTTAGAAGAAATTGATAGACTGCTAGCTTTCAGAAAAACAGGGAAATTTATCAATTCAAAAAATGATTTTCAAAAAGTAACAAAGATTTCAGACAGTTTGTTGGCGAAAATTGCACCATTTTTCAAGTTTCCTGATTGGGTAGAAAAGCAAAATTCACATCAAAAAGAAAATTCATTTTCAGAGAAATTCACGTATCAAAACTACAAGAAAACAGCAAAAAGTGATTTGTCAACCAACGATCTAAATAAAGCAACTGCAACAGATTTGCAATACATTTCAGGAATTGGAGAAAAAATAGCAGAACGTATTATTCAGTATCGTTCTAAATTACAAGGATTTACTTTCAAAGAACAATTGTATGAAGTTTGGGGTTTACAAAAAGAAATTGCAGATAAAACCCTAGAAACCTTTATTATCAAACAAAAACCAATTATCAAAACTGTTAATATTAATTCATTATCTTTCAAAGAGTTATTGCGAATTCCATATATGAATTATGAACTTTGCAGGAAAATTTTTGATTACAAAGACGAGGTAGCTGAAATTCAACAAATATCAGAATTAAAAAATATCAAGGATTTTCCATTAGATATATACAATAGATTAGTCTTATATTTGCACGCTGAATAA
- a CDS encoding alanine/glycine:cation symporter family protein, producing MKKKLLSLLFLVAPFFIFSQEKGLDEKINDAFMPIASWWEGFVLTTVPLGSYNVPFVVLLLVGGATFFTIYFRFPSITKFGTAIRTVRGKYVDIEKHGVDKLYNNDETLGVEDIKDTIRDESAHGEVSHFQALATAVSGTVGLGNIAGVAVAIGLGGPGATFWMIICGLLGMSTKFVECTLGVKYRDVGPDGTVYGGPMYYLSKGLKERGFTTFGKILGVLFAVLCVGASFGGGNAFQSNQAAVQISSLLKLNSGSDGVIIGICLAILVGIVIIGGIKRIAKITEKIVPFMAGIYILASLVIIIANFSDIGLAFTIIFEGAFTPMAGLGGLVGVLIVGFQRAAFSNEAGAGSAAIAHSAVRTKYPASEGVVALLEPFIDTVVICTMTALVIVFFNIDGTNVQSVFNYSAETSSVILNADGRSIGGVDLTSMAFDSVIPHFSYILTIAIVLFAFSTMISWSYYGLQAWKFLFGKTKTADIVYKLLFLVFVVIGAGATLDAVIKFSDAMILALVFPNMIGLFFLYPKVKQEMNRYLNAISIKKEAIEEGAIDVTKHM from the coding sequence ATGAAGAAAAAACTTCTATCGTTATTATTTTTAGTAGCTCCATTTTTTATTTTTTCGCAAGAAAAAGGTTTAGATGAAAAAATCAATGATGCATTCATGCCAATCGCTTCTTGGTGGGAAGGATTTGTTTTAACAACAGTACCATTAGGATCTTACAATGTGCCCTTTGTAGTGCTTTTATTAGTTGGTGGAGCCACTTTTTTTACAATATATTTTAGGTTTCCGAGCATTACAAAATTCGGAACTGCAATAAGAACAGTAAGAGGTAAGTATGTTGATATTGAAAAGCATGGAGTAGATAAATTGTATAATAATGACGAGACATTAGGTGTTGAGGATATTAAAGACACTATTCGTGATGAAAGTGCTCATGGTGAGGTTTCTCATTTTCAAGCTCTAGCAACAGCTGTATCAGGAACAGTGGGATTGGGGAATATTGCAGGAGTGGCAGTAGCTATCGGTTTAGGAGGTCCAGGTGCCACTTTTTGGATGATTATTTGTGGTTTGTTAGGAATGTCAACCAAATTTGTTGAATGTACTTTAGGAGTTAAATATAGAGATGTTGGACCTGATGGTACAGTTTATGGAGGGCCAATGTACTACTTGTCTAAAGGTTTGAAAGAAAGAGGTTTTACAACTTTTGGTAAAATATTAGGGGTTCTTTTTGCTGTGCTTTGTGTTGGTGCTTCTTTTGGTGGAGGTAATGCATTTCAATCAAATCAAGCAGCAGTTCAAATTAGCTCATTATTAAAATTAAATTCTGGTTCTGACGGTGTGATTATCGGAATTTGTTTGGCAATTTTAGTCGGAATTGTGATTATTGGTGGAATTAAAAGAATTGCAAAAATTACTGAAAAAATAGTCCCTTTTATGGCAGGGATTTACATCTTAGCTTCATTAGTCATTATTATTGCTAACTTTAGCGATATTGGCTTGGCATTTACCATTATTTTTGAAGGAGCTTTTACGCCAATGGCTGGATTGGGTGGTTTAGTTGGAGTATTGATTGTTGGTTTTCAAAGAGCGGCATTTTCAAACGAAGCAGGTGCAGGTTCAGCTGCAATTGCACACTCAGCTGTAAGAACTAAATATCCAGCATCAGAAGGTGTTGTGGCGCTTTTAGAACCTTTTATTGATACCGTTGTGATTTGTACAATGACTGCACTTGTTATTGTGTTTTTCAATATTGATGGTACAAATGTTCAAAGTGTATTCAATTACAGTGCAGAAACAAGTAGTGTAATTTTAAACGCTGATGGGCGTTCTATAGGAGGGGTAGATTTAACTTCTATGGCTTTTGATTCTGTGATTCCTCATTTTTCTTATATACTAACTATTGCCATTGTTTTATTTGCTTTTTCAACGATGATTTCATGGTCTTACTACGGTTTACAAGCTTGGAAATTTTTATTTGGAAAAACCAAAACAGCTGATATAGTTTATAAATTATTATTCTTAGTTTTTGTTGTCATTGGAGCAGGAGCAACTTTAGATGCGGTTATTAAATTCTCAGATGCTATGATTTTGGCACTGGTATTTCCAAATATGATTGGTTTATTTTTCCTTTATCCAAAAGTAAAGCAAGAAATGAATCGCTATTTGAATGCAATTTCAATTAAAAAAGAAGCAATTGAAGAGGGAGCTATTGATGTGACAAAACACATGTAA
- a CDS encoding SDR family oxidoreductase, producing the protein MKKIVITGSNGLLGQSLLKLLLKEKNNYEVYGFSKGENRSGRTDFNYVSIDITDEENLKKTLLKVKPDAIINTAAMTQVDDCEIYKETCDILNIDVVKWLKETSEIINCHLIHLSTDFIFDGEKGYYRETDKANPLSYYGRSKVKSEEILQESNIDFTIIRTILVYGKVFDMSRTNIVLWVKEMLENGKEITIVNDQFRMPTFVDDLALSCKLAVDKQATGIFHISSTKLMSVFEIVQEIANVFELDLNLIKPTSSHILNQKAKRPPKTGFDVSKAKSILGINLQTFEEDLRRFKDILSLN; encoded by the coding sequence ATGAAAAAAATTGTAATCACTGGGAGTAATGGATTATTAGGGCAATCTTTATTGAAATTATTGCTTAAAGAAAAAAACAATTATGAAGTTTATGGTTTTTCAAAAGGAGAAAATAGGAGCGGAAGAACTGATTTTAATTATGTCTCTATAGATATTACTGACGAAGAAAATCTTAAAAAAACTTTATTAAAAGTAAAACCTGACGCGATCATAAATACGGCAGCAATGACTCAAGTAGATGATTGTGAAATCTATAAAGAGACATGTGATATTTTAAATATTGATGTTGTTAAATGGTTGAAAGAAACATCTGAAATCATTAATTGTCATTTAATCCATTTATCAACTGATTTTATATTTGATGGTGAAAAGGGCTATTACAGAGAAACTGACAAAGCAAATCCATTGAGTTATTACGGAAGGTCAAAAGTAAAATCAGAAGAAATTTTACAAGAATCAAATATCGATTTTACCATTATAAGAACTATTTTGGTTTACGGAAAAGTGTTTGATATGAGTAGAACGAACATTGTACTTTGGGTAAAAGAAATGCTTGAAAATGGAAAAGAAATAACAATTGTTAACGATCAATTCAGAATGCCAACTTTTGTAGATGATTTAGCGCTTTCGTGCAAATTAGCAGTTGATAAACAGGCAACAGGTATTTTTCATATTTCTTCTACAAAATTGATGAGTGTTTTTGAAATTGTGCAAGAAATAGCCAATGTTTTTGAATTGGATTTAAATCTAATCAAGCCAACATCATCTCATATATTAAATCAAAAAGCAAAAAGACCGCCAAAAACGGGTTTTGATGTCTCAAAAGCCAAATCAATTTTAGGGATAAATCTGCAAACTTTTGAAGAAGATTTGCGAAGATTTAAAGATATCTTATCATTAAATTGA
- a CDS encoding PspC domain-containing protein, which translates to MNFMHSIRYFFERHGFGVFTRLADRLGMRAKNVRIYFIYVTFFTVGLSFGFYLTLAFLIKLKDLIYTKRSSVFDL; encoded by the coding sequence ATGAATTTTATGCATTCTATCCGCTATTTTTTTGAACGTCATGGTTTTGGCGTTTTCACAAGATTGGCTGATAGGTTGGGAATGAGAGCAAAAAATGTTCGAATCTATTTTATTTATGTGACTTTTTTCACAGTTGGATTGTCTTTTGGATTTTATTTGACTTTAGCGTTTTTAATAAAATTAAAAGATTTAATTTACACCAAAAGAAGTTCTGTTTTTGATTTGTAA
- the uvrA gene encoding excinuclease ABC subunit UvrA, with protein sequence MKDQEYIEVYGARVHNLKNIDVKIPREKLVVITGLSGSGKSSLAFDTIYAEGQRRYIETFSAYARQFLGGLERPDVDKIEGLSPVISIEQKTTNKSPRSTVGTITEIYDFLRLLFARAADAYSYNTGKKMVSYSDEQIKELILSDFTDKKIAVLAPLIKSRKGHYRELFEQISKQGFLKVRVDGEIRDIEKDMRLDRYKTHDIEVVIDRLLVNSASEKRLEETIKTAMYAGDNIMMVLAIDENQPRYFSRELMCPETGIAYPNPEPNTFSFNSPKGACETCNGLGITNEINLQKVIPNDAISIKNGGIIPLGDQKNSWIFKQIEHIAERYKFKLTDAIKDIPKEALDMILNGGNESFQITSKTVGVTRNYKIDFEGIISFIQNQYNNAESTSIKRWANGFMDEITCTTCEGKRLKKEALHFKITDKNISDLVQMDITELATWFENIEKKLSPKQQQIASEILKEIRTRIQFLVDVGLEYLTLDRTSKSLSGGEAQRIRLATQIGSQLVGVLYILDEPSIGLHQRDNQKLIDSLVKLRDIGNSVLVVEHDKDMIEHADYVIDIGPEAGRHGGQIVSEGTFTELKTHYTLTADYLTERKKIKVPTKRREGNGKFIKLKGASGNNLKNVSVEFPLGKMICVTGVSGSGKSTLINETLYPILNEYIYKGVKKPMPYKKIEGLEHIDKVIDIDQSPIGRTPRSNPATYTKTFDEIRTLFAQTPEASIRGYKPGRFSFNVKGGRCETCEGAGVRIIEMNFLPDVHVECETCQGMRFNRETLEVRYKGKSIADILNMTIEDATVFFENIPKIHRKLKTIKDVGLGYITLGQQSTTLSGGEAQRIKLASELSKKDTGNTFYILDEPTTGLHFEDIRVLMEVLNKLANKGNTVLIIEHNLDVIKLADHIIDVGLEGGKKGGTILCTGTPEEVAENKKSYTAAFLKKELI encoded by the coding sequence TTGAAAGACCAAGAGTACATAGAAGTTTATGGAGCAAGAGTTCATAACTTAAAAAATATTGACGTAAAAATTCCACGCGAAAAATTGGTTGTAATAACAGGTTTAAGCGGCAGTGGAAAATCATCATTGGCATTTGACACCATTTATGCTGAAGGCCAAAGACGCTACATTGAGACATTTTCTGCCTACGCTCGTCAATTTTTAGGAGGATTAGAAAGACCTGATGTAGATAAAATTGAAGGCCTTTCGCCAGTTATTTCTATTGAACAAAAAACCACCAATAAAAGTCCAAGATCTACAGTTGGAACAATTACTGAAATCTACGATTTTTTACGTTTATTATTTGCAAGAGCTGCTGATGCTTATTCCTATAATACTGGAAAAAAGATGGTTAGCTATTCTGACGAGCAAATAAAAGAATTGATTTTAAGTGATTTTACAGATAAAAAAATTGCAGTTTTAGCACCTTTAATCAAATCGAGAAAAGGACATTACAGAGAGCTTTTTGAACAAATTTCCAAACAAGGCTTTTTAAAAGTTCGTGTTGATGGCGAAATCAGAGATATTGAAAAAGACATGCGTTTAGATCGTTATAAAACACATGATATTGAAGTGGTAATTGATCGATTATTGGTGAATTCTGCCTCTGAAAAACGGTTAGAAGAAACCATCAAAACAGCTATGTATGCTGGAGATAATATTATGATGGTACTTGCGATTGATGAAAATCAACCACGTTATTTTAGTAGAGAATTGATGTGTCCTGAAACCGGAATTGCATACCCAAATCCTGAACCAAACACATTTTCTTTCAACTCTCCAAAAGGTGCTTGTGAAACTTGTAATGGATTGGGAATTACCAATGAAATCAACTTGCAAAAAGTGATTCCTAATGATGCAATTTCTATCAAAAATGGAGGAATTATTCCTTTAGGAGATCAAAAAAATAGTTGGATTTTTAAACAAATTGAACACATAGCTGAGCGTTACAAATTCAAATTAACGGATGCTATCAAAGATATTCCAAAAGAAGCTTTGGATATGATTTTGAACGGCGGCAATGAGTCTTTTCAAATTACTTCTAAAACTGTTGGTGTTACCCGAAATTATAAAATTGATTTTGAAGGCATCATCTCATTCATTCAAAATCAATACAATAACGCAGAAAGCACCAGTATAAAACGTTGGGCAAATGGTTTTATGGACGAAATAACCTGTACAACTTGCGAAGGAAAACGTTTAAAAAAAGAAGCGCTTCACTTTAAAATCACGGATAAAAACATCAGTGATTTGGTGCAAATGGACATTACTGAATTAGCTACTTGGTTTGAAAATATTGAAAAAAAACTATCTCCTAAACAGCAACAAATAGCCTCCGAAATTTTAAAGGAAATTCGCACTAGAATTCAATTTTTGGTGGATGTTGGCTTGGAATATTTAACTTTAGATAGAACGTCAAAATCGCTTTCTGGTGGTGAAGCACAACGTATTCGTTTAGCAACACAAATTGGTTCACAATTAGTGGGTGTTCTATATATTTTGGATGAACCAAGTATTGGTTTACATCAACGTGACAATCAAAAACTGATTGATTCTTTGGTAAAATTACGCGATATTGGCAACTCAGTTTTGGTTGTTGAACACGACAAAGACATGATTGAACATGCTGATTATGTGATAGATATTGGTCCTGAAGCTGGAAGACATGGAGGTCAAATTGTAAGTGAAGGAACTTTTACAGAACTAAAAACACATTACACCTTAACTGCAGATTACTTGACTGAAAGAAAGAAAATTAAAGTTCCTACAAAAAGACGTGAAGGCAATGGAAAATTCATCAAACTAAAAGGTGCATCAGGAAATAATTTAAAAAATGTGTCAGTTGAGTTTCCTTTGGGAAAAATGATTTGTGTGACAGGAGTTTCTGGAAGTGGAAAATCTACCTTAATAAACGAAACCTTGTATCCTATTCTGAACGAATACATATACAAAGGTGTAAAAAAACCAATGCCTTACAAAAAAATTGAAGGTTTAGAACATATTGACAAAGTAATTGACATTGATCAATCGCCAATTGGAAGAACACCGCGTTCAAACCCTGCAACATACACCAAAACCTTTGATGAAATCAGAACTTTATTTGCTCAAACTCCTGAAGCTTCCATTCGTGGTTACAAACCTGGACGCTTTTCATTCAATGTTAAAGGCGGACGTTGTGAAACTTGCGAAGGTGCAGGAGTTCGAATTATAGAAATGAATTTTTTGCCAGATGTGCATGTAGAATGTGAAACTTGTCAAGGAATGCGTTTCAATAGAGAAACTTTGGAAGTTCGATACAAAGGAAAATCAATTGCTGATATCCTTAATATGACCATTGAAGACGCCACTGTTTTTTTTGAAAATATCCCTAAAATTCATCGAAAATTAAAAACTATTAAAGATGTTGGTTTGGGTTATATCACTCTTGGACAACAATCTACCACACTTTCTGGTGGTGAAGCACAAAGAATAAAATTAGCATCAGAATTATCAAAAAAAGATACTGGAAATACGTTTTATATTTTAGACGAACCCACAACTGGCTTGCATTTTGAAGACATTCGTGTGTTGATGGAAGTATTAAACAAACTCGCCAACAAAGGAAATACTGTATTGATTATCGAACACAATTTAGATGTCATAAAATTGGCAGATCATATTATTGATGTAGGTTTGGAGGGTGGTAAAAAAGGTGGCACAATTTTATGTACAGGAACTCCTGAAGAAGTTGCTGAAAACAAAAAAAGTTATACGGCTGCTTTTTTGAAAAAAGAATTAATTTAG
- a CDS encoding TIGR00730 family Rossman fold protein, with protein MTNDDRKIRERLQQKTWNEIKTNDSWAIFKIMAEFVEGYETLSKIGPCVSIFGSARTKPDNPYYILAEEIAFKLTQSGFGVITGGGPGIMEAGNKGAHRGKGLSVGLNIELPFEQHDNPWIDKGKSLDFDYFFVRKVMFVKYSQGFVVMPGGFGTMDELFEAITLIQTKKIGRFPIVLVGKKFWSGLIDWIKDTLIAEGNIKEEDLNLFRLVDTADEAVEHFNKFYEKYKLKPNF; from the coding sequence ATGACAAATGACGACAGAAAAATAAGAGAAAGACTCCAACAAAAAACTTGGAATGAAATAAAAACAAACGATTCTTGGGCGATTTTTAAAATCATGGCTGAGTTTGTTGAAGGTTATGAAACTTTGAGTAAAATTGGTCCTTGTGTTTCTATTTTTGGATCAGCAAGAACCAAACCTGACAATCCATATTATATTTTAGCAGAAGAAATTGCTTTCAAATTAACGCAAAGTGGATTTGGAGTAATTACTGGTGGTGGTCCTGGAATTATGGAAGCTGGAAATAAAGGTGCTCACAGAGGCAAAGGTTTATCTGTAGGATTGAATATTGAATTGCCTTTTGAACAGCATGACAATCCTTGGATTGACAAAGGAAAGAGTTTAGATTTCGATTACTTTTTTGTAAGAAAAGTAATGTTTGTAAAATATTCACAGGGATTTGTGGTAATGCCTGGAGGTTTTGGAACTATGGACGAACTTTTTGAAGCCATTACCTTAATTCAAACAAAAAAAATTGGTCGTTTTCCAATTGTTTTGGTTGGTAAGAAATTTTGGAGTGGATTGATTGATTGGATCAAAGACACTTTGATTGCTGAAGGAAACATTAAAGAAGAAGATTTAAATCTTTTTAGATTGGTTGATACTGCTGATGAAGCTGTAGAACATTTCAATAAATTCTACGAGAAATACAAGTTAAAACCAAACTTTTAA
- a CDS encoding T9SS type A sorting domain-containing protein, with product MYFLRKQLVVFFVILSSCLFSQTRIKTLFYNTLNYTIDIVSQEKTPYLQTILETVQPDLFMICEIKNEPASDYLFENAIIPFNANFKKAPYRIVQSPAKDLSQMVYYNSEKLTLLANQVITTNVRDINHYTFKINTENIEINPIKIEVFVTHLKASTGFNNRMDRLQSVERFVAELDKLPNNSNILFAGDFNFYTSNEEGFLKLIDTSNSIKIIDPINRLCPPFPENGVDYFNEDNFNNTYFWNNSSFADVHSQSTRSSQLNGDGAGGGMDDRFDFIMMSENLKTNSTLYFVENSYKTIGNNKNCYNSSVNNFDCTGEYSKNLRDALYFFSDHLPISLELETPENTLSVTKSVNPIKFIGSNLVSDFLSLHLSEEITSIIIYNQLGQKIFETKVQQKTELKIATSKFPKGIYYLKTATSRPLKFVKL from the coding sequence ATGTACTTTTTAAGAAAACAGCTCGTTGTTTTTTTTGTGATTTTAAGTTCTTGTTTGTTTTCTCAAACAAGAATTAAAACACTATTTTACAATACCTTAAATTATACGATTGATATTGTAAGTCAAGAAAAAACGCCGTATTTACAAACAATTTTAGAAACTGTTCAGCCAGATTTATTCATGATTTGTGAAATAAAAAATGAGCCAGCTTCTGATTATCTTTTTGAAAATGCCATTATTCCTTTCAACGCAAATTTCAAAAAAGCACCTTACAGAATTGTGCAATCGCCTGCAAAAGATTTGTCACAAATGGTGTATTACAATTCCGAAAAACTGACTTTATTAGCAAATCAAGTTATTACGACAAACGTAAGAGACATTAATCATTACACATTTAAAATCAACACTGAAAATATAGAAATAAATCCAATCAAAATTGAGGTTTTTGTGACTCATTTAAAAGCCTCAACAGGCTTTAACAATAGAATGGACAGATTACAATCTGTTGAACGTTTTGTTGCTGAATTGGACAAATTACCTAACAATAGTAACATTTTATTCGCAGGCGATTTTAATTTTTATACCAGTAATGAAGAAGGATTTTTAAAATTAATTGACACTTCAAATTCAATCAAAATAATAGATCCTATTAATAGATTATGCCCACCTTTTCCTGAAAATGGGGTTGATTATTTTAATGAAGACAATTTTAACAATACCTATTTTTGGAACAATTCGTCATTTGCTGACGTGCATTCACAATCCACAAGATCATCACAACTAAATGGTGATGGTGCTGGAGGTGGAATGGATGATCGTTTTGATTTCATTATGATGTCCGAAAATTTAAAAACAAATTCAACACTGTATTTTGTTGAAAATAGTTACAAAACCATTGGTAACAATAAAAACTGCTACAATTCATCTGTTAATAATTTTGATTGCACTGGAGAATATTCGAAAAATTTAAGAGATGCGTTGTATTTTTTTAGTGATCATTTGCCCATTTCTTTAGAATTGGAAACTCCTGAAAATACGTTGTCAGTAACTAAAAGTGTTAATCCTATTAAATTTATAGGTTCGAATTTGGTTTCTGATTTTTTAAGTTTACATTTATCCGAAGAAATAACATCGATAATCATATACAACCAATTAGGGCAGAAGATTTTTGAAACGAAAGTTCAACAGAAAACTGAACTCAAAATTGCAACAAGTAAATTTCCAAAAGGAATATATTATTTAAAAACTGCGACTTCTAGACCGCTAAAATTTGTGAAATTATAA